In the genome of Falsirhodobacter halotolerans, the window CGTGGGGGCGGGCAGGTCCAGAAGGGCGGCCACCTCGGCCAGCGCGGGATGGGTCAGGTTGCGTTGGACATGGCCCCAGACGCGGGGGATCAGCGCAAGATAGCGGGGCTTGCCCCCTTCCACCGCCAATCGGGCGAAGATGCCAAGGATCCGCAGGTTCCGCTGCAGGCCCAGAACGGCGTATTCGGCGCGAAAGGCGAGGGTGGGGTCGAAATGGCGCAGGACGGCCTCCTCGGTGGCGGGGGGCACGTCGCGGCGGGCGTCCTGCAGCAGGGAGACCAGATCATACCCCCGCTGCCCCATCTGCGCGAGTTGGAAATCCAGAAGCCCCACCTGCGCCACGCCCGCGCGATCCGGCAGCCAAAGCAGGTTTTCCGCGTGATAGTCGCGCAGGATCATCACGCGCGGGCCATCGGCATGGGCCGTCAGCGCGCGGGTCAGGGCGGCGCATACGGCATCCGCATCGCCCGCCTCGCCCAAGGCATGGCGGCGATAGCTGTCGAAGGCGGGGGCGATGGCCATGGCCCAATCGGCGGCGCGCAGATCCGGCAGGCCATGGGGCGCGGGGGCGCGGTGCAGATGGGCCAGGACATCGACGGCGGCGGTATAAAGGGCGATCTCATCCGCGCCCTGATCCAGCTCGCGGGCATAAAGGGCGTCGCCCAGATCCTCCAGCAGCAGGAACCCTCGGGCAAGATCCTCGGCCAGAATGTCGGGGGCGGACAGGCCCAGACCCCGCAGGTGCCGCGCGACCGCCACGAACTCCGCCGGATCGTCGCCGGTGCGGGGCGGCGCGTCCATCAGCACCGCCGTGGCCCCGTCTTGGGTCAGCCGTTCGTATCGGCGGGCCGAGGCGTCGCCCGCCAGAGGGGCGCGGGCCGCATCGCCCCATCCCGCCGCCTTCAGCAGCGCCAGCGACTGTTGGTGGCGCAGACGGTCCAGAAGAACGGGCGGGCCGGTCAGGGTGGCCAGCCGCCCCTCGCCCTCGGCCGTCAGGGCAAGATGCAGCGCGTCCGTCGGGGCCAGATCGCCCAACCGGTCGGGCCATTCGATCAGGGTGATCGCCGTCTCCATCGCCTCGGTCAGGCCCAGTTCTATCGCCTCGTCGGGGTGGGACAGGCGATAAAGGTCGGCGTGCCAGAGATCGGGTTCGCCGTC includes:
- a CDS encoding aminoglycoside phosphotransferase family protein encodes the protein MDRLRHQQSLALLKAAGWGDAARAPLAGDASARRYERLTQDGATAVLMDAPPRTGDDPAEFVAVARHLRGLGLSAPDILAEDLARGFLLLEDLGDALYARELDQGADEIALYTAAVDVLAHLHRAPAPHGLPDLRAADWAMAIAPAFDSYRRHALGEAGDADAVCAALTRALTAHADGPRVMILRDYHAENLLWLPDRAGVAQVGLLDFQLAQMGQRGYDLVSLLQDARRDVPPATEEAVLRHFDPTLAFRAEYAVLGLQRNLRILGIFARLAVEGGKPRYLALIPRVWGHVQRNLTHPALAEVAALLDLPAPTPDILDRIARCRP